In Williamwhitmania taraxaci, one DNA window encodes the following:
- a CDS encoding sensor histidine kinase yields the protein MEVLRVLVVDDEPGIRSGIHRILSKFSVSFPFLEDDIEYDLLEASTGEEAIEIIKQNTVDIVLLDNKLPGIQGIEVLDFIKSNFPAILVVMITSYASLELAVNATNKGAYDFVPKPFTPQELKTSMEGITKHLFLKRMTKKLNKEGRQIRFQFLTLLSHELKAPLSAIEGYLHIIQERQAGDDIAAYDKMIDRSLDRIKSMRNLIMDLLDLTHIDSGKMKREVKLQDIVPIIVTSMDTVLPFAVQCDVEVVGHWDLEMMMEVDSDEMEIILNNLLSNAVKYNKPDGKVFLEVAFANEDLVITVRDTGIGIEEEDIARLFDEFMRVKSAQTKHISGSGLGLSIVKRIVKLYNGTISVDSKLGEGTTFTITLPVVDKAK from the coding sequence ATGGAAGTCCTTAGGGTGTTAGTGGTTGATGATGAGCCTGGTATTCGTTCGGGTATACATCGCATTTTAAGTAAGTTCTCGGTGAGTTTTCCATTCTTGGAGGATGACATTGAGTATGACCTATTGGAGGCTAGCACCGGCGAGGAAGCCATTGAAATTATTAAGCAGAATACCGTCGATATTGTTCTTCTCGACAATAAGTTGCCCGGAATTCAAGGTATAGAGGTGTTGGATTTTATCAAATCAAACTTTCCCGCGATCCTCGTGGTGATGATAACCTCTTATGCTTCGCTAGAGCTGGCCGTAAATGCAACAAATAAGGGAGCTTACGATTTTGTGCCTAAGCCGTTTACTCCGCAGGAGTTAAAAACCTCCATGGAGGGAATTACCAAGCACCTCTTCCTTAAGCGGATGACCAAGAAGTTAAATAAGGAGGGGCGACAAATCCGGTTTCAGTTTTTGACACTCCTCTCCCATGAACTTAAGGCCCCGCTGAGCGCCATAGAGGGGTATTTACATATTATCCAAGAAAGGCAGGCCGGCGATGATATTGCAGCCTACGATAAAATGATTGATCGTTCGTTGGATCGCATCAAGAGCATGCGAAATCTAATTATGGATCTGCTCGACCTTACCCATATCGATTCCGGAAAAATGAAGCGGGAGGTTAAATTGCAGGATATTGTTCCAATTATTGTCACCTCGATGGATACCGTATTGCCTTTTGCCGTTCAGTGCGACGTGGAGGTTGTGGGACATTGGGACCTAGAGATGATGATGGAGGTGGATAGCGATGAGATGGAGATTATCCTCAACAACCTACTATCGAATGCTGTAAAGTATAATAAACCTGATGGAAAGGTGTTTTTGGAGGTGGCCTTTGCAAATGAGGACCTCGTTATAACCGTAAGGGACACCGGAATTGGAATTGAAGAAGAGGATATTGCCCGATTGTTTGATGAGTTTATGCGGGTAAAATCGGCTCAAACGAAGCATATTAGCGGGAGCGGTTTAGGCTTGTCGATTGTGAAGCGTATCGTAAAACTTTATAACGGAACGATTTCGGTGGACAGCAAGCTCGGTGAAGGAACCACGTTCACCATTACGTTGCCCGTTGTGGATAAAGCAAAATAG
- a CDS encoding redox-sensing transcriptional repressor Rex, with the protein MKLPERTIERLSTYRRTLLNCLDAGKNYIYSHELANLHSITAVQVRRDLMLIGFSSQTKKGYDVKELIDVIGKILDSSSALNVAVLGMGNLGRAVTTYFNGKRSKLKIAATFDVDSNKVDRVISGVNCYHIRDFKTIVQRENITIAIITSPPDTAKQLAEILEGAGIRGVLNFTTIPINISSNVYLEEFDMITSIEKVAYFVKEMNGGSLEK; encoded by the coding sequence ATGAAGCTACCTGAAAGGACCATTGAACGTCTCTCCACTTATAGGAGAACCCTACTTAACTGTTTGGATGCTGGTAAGAACTACATCTATTCGCACGAGTTGGCTAACCTGCATAGCATTACCGCCGTTCAGGTAAGGCGCGACCTTATGCTTATTGGATTTTCGAGCCAAACCAAGAAGGGCTACGATGTTAAGGAGCTCATCGATGTTATTGGGAAGATTCTGGATAGCTCTAGCGCCCTTAATGTGGCCGTGCTCGGTATGGGTAATTTAGGCCGTGCTGTAACTACCTACTTCAATGGTAAACGAAGCAAACTTAAGATTGCCGCTACCTTCGATGTGGACTCCAATAAGGTGGATCGCGTTATTTCCGGGGTAAACTGCTACCACATCAGGGATTTTAAGACGATTGTGCAGCGGGAGAACATTACCATTGCTATTATTACCTCGCCTCCAGATACGGCCAAGCAACTTGCCGAAATTCTGGAAGGTGCCGGAATTCGTGGCGTTTTGAATTTTACTACCATCCCAATAAATATCTCCTCCAACGTGTATCTCGAAGAGTTCGACATGATAACCTCTATTGAGAA